From the genome of Pelodiscus sinensis isolate JC-2024 chromosome 12, ASM4963464v1, whole genome shotgun sequence, one region includes:
- the LOC142831099 gene encoding uncharacterized protein LOC142831099 translates to MEPRPFLEWFSENQQQQRQAQQEQQAQLVQQLTTQFQEHQRLLIQELAAQQERWRQTVERRWGTPAGAPGTSGEGPNLPLRLTKLGPQDDPEAFLTTFERVATAARWPPDQWATLLAPYLSGPAQLAYRSLAVADALNYPKVREAILDQVGHSPETCRQKFRQEVFRGGDRPRAVAQRLKEWANRWLEPEHKTGRQVSEMVVMEQFIHILPRDGQRWVRRNQPATLNEAVTLMEAHLLAEREEGGAGRANPPTPKVGGSRPQGKPPGGEPSSGGRRGRDTPPPVGPGLAPAPTRENRRGAATRRGATGGPSRRKRALLPVRAGGAF, encoded by the coding sequence ATGGAGCCTCGACCGTTCCTCGAATGGTTCAGTGAGAACCAGCAGCAGCAACGCCAGGCCCAGCAAGAACAACAGGCCCAACTAGTTCAACAGCTGACCACGCAGTTccaggaacatcagaggctgctgatCCAAGAATTAGCAGCCCAACAGGAGCGGTGGCGGCAGACAGTGGAGAGGCGATGGGGAACTCCGGCCGGAGCCCCGGGGACATCGGGCGAAGGACCCAACTTGCCCCTGCGCCTGACGAAGTTGGGACCTCAGGACGACCCAGAAGCATTCTTAACGACTTTTGAAAGGGTGGCGACGGCCGCCCGGTGGCCGCCGGACCAATGGGCGACGCTGTTGGCCCCCTACTTAAGCGGGCCCGCCCAACTCGCCTACCGCAGCCTGGCCGTAGCGGACGCCTTGAACTATCCGAAGGTCCGCGAGGCGATTCTAGATCAGGTGGGGCACTCTCCCGAGACTTGCAGGCAGAAGTTTCGGCAGGAGGTGTTTAGAGGTGGCGACCGGCCTCGGGCGGTAGCCCAGCGACTAAAAGAATGGGCCAACCGGTGGCTAGAGCCCGAGCACAAGACGGGCCGCCAGGTCTCAGAAATGGTGGTGATGGAGCAATTCATCCACATTTTACCGAGGGACGGACAAAGGTGGGTCCGCCGGAACCAGCCCGCAACGCTCAATGAGGCCGTCACGCTGATGGAAGCCCATCTCCTCGCGGAGAGGGAAGAGGGCGGCGCCGGACGGGCCAACCCGCCCACCCCGAAGGTAGGGGGGTCCCGGCCCcaggggaagcctccagggggagaaccctcatcaggggggcgcaggggacgCGATACCCCCCCCCCGGTTGGCCCCGGTctggccccggcccccacccGAGAGAACAGACGCGGAGCGGCGACCCGAAGGGGGGCCACGGGAGGTCCGTCCAGGAGGAAGAGggccctgcttccagtgcgggCAGGAGGGGCATTTTAA